The nucleotide sequence AGCCATCTGAGCCTGCATAGAACGTGCATCCGCTTCCCCTTGCTCGCCTGTGCACGCATTCGCGTTACCACTGTTTACGAGCATCGCACGTAACGTGCCACCTTCATTCAAGCTCTCTCGCGTCACTTGAAGAGGAGCTGCTTGAAACAAATTGGTCGTATATACCGCAGCCGCCGCTGCAGGCACATCGCACACGACAACACCAATATCGTGACGATCCGTCTTCTTCAAGCCACAGTGCATTCCAGCAGCCTTAAAGCCACGCGGTGTCGTTATGCCTCCGTCTTGCACCATCGTAAACAGTTGTTGTCCCATTGTGATCTTTCCGTCCCTCTCGTCCGTGAATTATGGATATACAGGTGTGAATTGGAGCCCTAGAGTCTCATCCCAGCCCATAGATAGATTTAAATTTTGAATGGCTTGACCTGCTGCACCTTTAACGAGGTTATCGGTGACTGATATAATCGTAATCCGCCCTGTTCGCTCGTCAACGGAGAAGCCAATGTCGCAATAGTTGGAGCCGTAGACGAACTTCGTCGCCGGCCATTTACCGTCATCGTAAATCCGAACGAAGCTTCGTCCTTCATAGAATTGACGATAGAGCTCAACGAATTCGCTCGCCTTGCGCTTCTCAGTCATCGTCGCATAGCTCGTCGCCATAATTCCGCGTGTCATCGGAACAAGATGGGTCGTGAACGTCGTTATGACCGATCGACCCGCCGCCTCAGACAATACTTGCTCAATTTCAGGTATATGTTGATGTTTATTTATCTTATAAGCTTTAAAGTTTTCATTGATTTCCGAGTAGTGCGTACCAAAGCTAGCCCCACGTCCCGCACCGGAAACACCTGATTTCGCGTCAATAATGATGCTGTCCGGATCAATCCAGCCCGCTTTCACAGCAGGATACAACGCTAGCAATGACGTTGTAGTGAAACAACCCGGATTTGAGATGAAGTCAGAACCGACAACCTGTTCTCCATACACTTCAGCTAAGCCATACACAGCGCGCTCAACCCATTCGGATGGTGCTGGCTCATGTTTATACCATTCTTGATATGTATCACCATTCTTCAACCGGAAGTCTCCGGAAAGATCGATGACTTTCAAGCCTGCAGCTAGAAAGTCCGGTGCAAGCTTCATACTAATGCCATTAGGTGTCGCAAGGAATACGACGTCCGCTTTCGAACGAATGAGTTCAACATCAATGCCATCAAGTAAATCAGTACAAATTTCATTAAGATGCGGGAACCCTTCCGCAATGGGTGTCCCTGCAGTAGAAGATGAGATGACAGAAGTCACCGTAACGTAAGGATGTGATTGTAGTAACCGAATAAGTTCAACGCCGCCATAGCCCGTAGAGCCGACGATAGCCGCTCGAAGTTGAGTAGATGAAGTCATCATAATTCCTCCAACCTGTCGATAATGAATTATTATACATCGGATGTATTATTTATACAACGTAAAAAACATAGAGTTTGTCCTAATCCGAGCTTCTATTCAAACCATCGCTAACATCAACAAGAGGGGAAGCCGACTCGGCCTCCCCCAATTTTATTGTACTTCCTGCTTGATTTGACTGCGCAAGTAGCCTTCTACGAATGCGTCTAAGTCGCCATCCATTACAGCGCCAATATTACCTGTCTCTACAGATGTCCGATGATCCTTAACCATACTATACGGATGGAACACATACGAACGAATCTGACTTCCCCATGCAATATCGAGTTGTTCGCCACGCACTTCTGCGAGCTCCTTCTGTTGCTCTTGAATCTTCAGCTCATAAAGCTTCGATTGCAGCATCTTCATCGCCTTATCACGGTTTTGAATTTGAGAGCGTTGTGTCTGACAGGCGACTACAACTCCTGTCGGTAAGTGAGTGATCCGGATCGCAGAGTCTGTCTTATTGATGTGCTGACCACCAGCTCCGCTCGCACGATAGGTATCGACTCGCAAATCTTCAGGCCTGATATCGATATGAATCTCTTCATTGATTTCTGGAACGACATCGCAGGACACGAATGACGTATGTCTGCGTCCAGAAGCATCGAAGGGTGAGATGCGCACGAGGCGATGAACACCTTTTTCCGCTTTCAAATAACCGTAGGCGTTATGCCCTCGTACTTGAATCGTCACACTCTTAATGCCCGCTTCATCGCCCGGCAAGTAATCGAGTAATTCAACTTTAAAGCCACGCTTTTCCGCCCAGCGTGTATACATCCGATAGAGCATCTGAGCCCAATCCTGAGATTCGGTACCGCCCGCTCCTGGATGTAGCTCCAGAATGGCATCGAGTTTGTCATAAGGCTGACTCAATAACAATTGAAGCTCGAACGAATCAATCTTACTTCCAATCGACTTGACGTTAGCCGCCCATTCGATTGCCATTTCCTCGTCCATTTCCTCTTCAAGCATCTCGAGCATATCTTCTAAATCCTTCAACTCGTTGGCTAAACCTTCATACTGTTCAACGACCGCTTTAATGGCGTTCATCTCACCGATAATCGATTGTGCCTTCTCGTTGTCGTCCCAGAAGTTCGGATCACTCATCTTTACTTCATAGTTCTCAATCGCTTCACGCTTTAGGTCTAAGTCAAAGAGACCCCCTAAGCTGCTGAAGTCGGACCGCATTTGCGCGAAGATCTTGCTTGTCTGTTACGTTAATTTCGTACATTACTTCGTCACCTCTATCAATCTAATGCGTACACATGCACGCTACAACAACTTATGCACCGTGACACACTTTGTACTTCTTACCGCTTCCACATGGGCAAAGATCGTTACGTCCAACACGATTGTCATCACGCTTAACCGGTTTCTTCGGTCCAGCTTCAGCCTTCGAATCCACTGCTTGACCTTCTGCAACCGCCTCACGCTTCGGCTTGCTCTCTACTTGTGCCTTCATAATATACAGCGCGATCTCTTCTTCGATACGTTCAATCATCTCAAGGAACATATTATGTCCTTCGAATTGATATTCGCGAAGCGGATCGTTACCGCCATAAGCGCGCAAATGAATCCCTTGACGCAGATGATCCATCGAATCAATGTGATCCATCCATTTGCTATCTACTGCACGAAGGACAACGACCTTCTCGAACTCACGCATCGTTTCCTCGCCGATTGTCTCTTCACGTTCATCGTAAAGCTGTGCCACGATGTTGCTAAGATGCTCAACGATCTCTTCTTTTTCCTTGCCCCATAGCTCATCCTTCGTGATGCGCCCATCAGGGAGATAGTGGCTATGAGCATAAGCCACCAATCCGTCCAAATCCCAATCCTCAGGTACATCGTCGTTGGAGCAATGGCTCTCGACTGATCTCTCTACGACAGAGTGGATCATTGTAAAGATAACTTCACGAATGTTGTCGGAGTTCAAAATTTCACGACGATCTCCGTAAATCTTTTCACGTTGTAAATTAATAACATCATCATATTGTAGGACAACTCTACGAGCGTCAAAGTTGCTACCTTCAACACGTTTCTGTGCAGATTCAATCGCGCGTGAAATTAAGCGACTTTCAATTGGAGAATCTTCATCGAAGCCTAGTCGCTCCATCATCCCCATAATATTGTCCGCACCAAATCGACGCATCAATTCATCCTCCATCGAGAGGTAGAATTGCGATGATCCTTGGTCTCCTTGACGACCTGCACGTCCACGAAGCTGATTATCGATCCGTCTTGATTCGTGACGTTCCGTACCCATGATGTGTAATCCACCGAGGTCAGCTACGCCTGAGCCGAGAAGAATATCTGTACCCCGACCTGCCATGTTAGTCGCAATTGTAACTGCACCATGTTGCCCTGCATTCGAAATGATCGCAGCTTCTTCAGCATGATATTTCGCATTGAGCACTTGATGGGCTACACCCTTCTTCTTCAGCATATCCGAAATACGCTCAGAGTTCTCAATCGATACCGTACCGACGAGAACAGGCTGTCCTGTCGCATGACGCTGCACGATTTCTTCGACGACCGCTTTGTACTTCCCATTTTCCGATTTGTATACAACATCCGGAATATCCGTACGAATCATCGGACGGTTCGTAGGCACCTGAATAACGTCAAGGCCATAAATCCGCTTAAATTCCTCTTCCTCTGTCTTCGCTGTACCCGTCATGCCTGCAAGCTTCTGGTACATCCGGAAGTAGTTCTGGAACGTAATCGTTGCCAAGGTCATGCTTTCGTTCTGAACCTTAAGCTGCTCCTTCGCCTCAATTGCTTGATGCAAGCCATCGCTATAACGGCGGCCCGCCATCAGACGACCTGTAAATTCGTCAACGATGACGACTTCATCTTCTTGAACAACATAGTCAACGTCCCGCTTCATAATGAAGCGCGCGCGAAGAGCCTGACTGACATGATGGTTTAACGTCACATGTTCGTGAGCGAACAAGTTTTCAATATTGAGCGCACGTTCAACCTTCGATACCCCTTGCTCAGTAAGAGCGATCGATTTCATCTTCACATCAATCGTATAATCTTCACTGTCAGACAATCTGCTTACAAGGCGATCTGCAGTGTAATAAAGCTCAGTAGATTTCTGCGCTTGACCCGAAATAATAAGTGGAGTACGCGCTTCGTCAACGAGAATGGAGTCCACTTCATCGATGATCGCATAGTTAAGTGCACGTTGTACCATCTGCTCCTTATAGAGCACCATGTTATCACGTAAATAGTCAAATCCGAACTCATTGTTCGTGCCATACGTAATATCGCAAGCATAGGCAGCTTGCTTCTCCTCATGAGTTAACCCATGCAGATTACAGCCAACTGTCATTCCAAGGAATGTATAAATTTGGCCCATTAATTCACTATCCCGCGAAGCTAAATAATCGTTGACGGTGATGACGTGTACACCTTTACCTAGCAGTGCATTCAAATACACAGATAGTGTACCGACAAGCGTCTTCCCTTCTCCGGTTCTCATCTCCGCGATCTTTCCGCTATGCAGCACCATACCCCCGATTAATTGCACATCGAAGTGGCGCATATTAAGCGTGCGCTTAGAAGCTTCTCTTACGACGGCGAACGCTTCTGGCAATAGCTCGTCCAACGTCTCACCTTTCGCAATTCGCGCACGGAATTCCTCTGTCTTTGCACCAAGCTGCTCATCGCTTAAATCTGTAAGTGATGATTCTAATCCGTTAATTCGGTCGACGTTTTTCAGAAGTTTTTTGACTTCTCTCTCATTCGCGTCTCCGAATATTTTTTTAACTAGTCCGATCATTCGGTAATACCCCTCTCTCTGGCGGGTCTAACAGCATCTTTTCATTTTATCAGTTTGATGGTAAGGGGGCAAGATTAGCTGTTGTGAAATAATAAAAGCCCCGGCGCGAACCGGGGCTCCTGCTATATTATTCTGATTCAATGAGACCATATTTGCCGTCATTTCTACGATAAACGACGTTGACTTCCTTCGTATCCGTATTGGAGAATACATAAAAGTTGTGACCAACAAGGTTCATCTGAAGAATAGCTTCCTCAACACCCATAGGCTTTAAGTTGAAGCGCTTCGTTCGAACAAGCTCCAGATCGTCCTCTTCCTCTTGTGCAACGGATACTCCTCCACCGAAATCTTCTTTGAAAAGAGCTCTAGCAGAATCATCATTGCGGAAATTACGGTTAATTCTCGTCTTATGCTTGCGAATTTGTCGTTCAAGTTTGTCCACTACAAAGTCGATAGAAGCGTACATATCTTCGCGTTTCTCTTCGGCTCGAAGTAAAAGTCCCTTGAGCGGGATCGTAACCTCTACAGCCTGGTGGCCTTTGGTGACACTAAGGGTTACGTTAACATCAGATTGGGGAGGTGTTTCAAAATACCGCTCCAGCCTACTTAGCTTCTTCTCTACATAATCCCGAAGAGCATCGGTGACTTCCATACGCTGACCACGAATATTATATTTCATGAGGTATTCCTCCTTTGCTGATTACGTTTCTATCATAACACATTTGGGCTTACATAATCAAAATATTCTGATAACATTCCGTGAATAATCTGATCAATTTGCATCGATAAATATTAACACGAACACAACATACCCATCTGTTATAGCTAGTCGATTAAGGTAACAAAAAAAGGCACATCCCCCCTCACTTTCATGAGTGGATGTACCTTTCTATCTAGTTGTTATCTTGGTGTAACGAAGTTGATCACTTGCTGTGCCATATAATCGATTTTCTCGTCATCTAACCCTGGATAGACACCTAACCATAACGTACGTTGCATAACAATATCTGTATTCGTTAAATCTCCAACGACTCGATAACCTTCACCAGTTGCTCTCATCTCATCGAACAATGGCTGCCTAATAAGATTTCCAGCAAAGAGCATACGCGTCTGAACCCCTTTACTTTCGAGATGCTGCACCAGTTGTTCGCGAGTAAAAGGAGCATTCTCCTTAATGGTTAACAGAAATCCAAACCAGCTAGGATCAGAATACTCGGTCGCCCTCGGCAAGTAAAAGTATTCCGATAGATGTGAGACCCGATCATAGAGTCGCTGCCAGTTCTTCTTACGTGCTTCTGTGATGTATGGAAGCTTCTCGAGTTGTGCACAGCCGATTGCGGCCTGCATATCAGTAATTTTGAGATTATATCCGAAGTGAGAATAAACGTATTTATGATCATAACCCTCTGGCAGTTCTCCGAATTGTTGCGCGAACCGGCGTTTGCAAGTGTTATCGCAACCTGATGCACACCAGCAATCTCGCCCCCAATCTCGGAATGACTCTACCGCTCTTTTTAAGATCGGATCATTCGTGTAAACAGCGCCACCTTCACCCATTGTAATATGATGAGGAGGATAAAAGCTGGATGTGCCGATATGACCGACTGTCCCTGTATATTTCCATTCGCCATTATAATAGAAGCGCGATCCTAATGCATCACAGTTGTCTTCGATCAGCCAAAGACCATGCTCATCGCAAAAATCCCGTATTTGTTGTAGGTGATAAGGATTACCCAGCGTATGTGCGATCATCACCGCTTTTGTTCTATCGCTTAAAGCGTCTCTCAGCTTAGAAGTGTCCATATTGTATGTCTCAAGCTCAATATCAACGAAGACAGGTACAGCGCCGAATTGAATGATTGGATTAACAGTTGTAGGAAAAGATGCCGCAACCGTTATGACTTCATCCCCTTTGCGAATTCTGCGTTCCTTCAGCATGGGAGAGGTCAACGCCATGAAAGCTAGGAGGTTCGCCGAAGAGCCTGAATTCGTCACTAGGCAATACCTCAAACCTAGGTACTTCGCGAGATTCCTCTCGAACTGTTCAGTGTATCGACCAGTGGTCAGCCAGAAATCTAACGATGAATCGATTAGATTAACTACTTCTCTCTCATCGAAATATCTTCCACCATATCCAATGGACTGTCCAGGCTCAAATGTTTTTTTGCGCCCATGCTTGATGTGGTAATGACGAACTGCACTATCCTTAACAACCTCTCGAAGGACTTTCTCTACAAGTATAAGATCGAATTCGGATTGCACTTCTACAAGGTTTTCTTCTGGGAGAACGAGTGGTTTGCCCGTAAGAAATTGCTCAGGCTTCGCATCCGAAGGCGAAATGCCTTCTTGCAACAACACAATCTGAACATCTCCTTCCACATCAACGTTCGAAACTGCAATCCCATAACGTATTTGCTCTTTCCACATCAAACTATATATATTCCCTTGAATAGTCACTCCTAAATTACCCCTCTCGCATATTCCTCAATTTGCTTTAATGTCAACTTATGAACATCCCCTCCCGCTAAATAGGAGCGATGCCACTCTACAATCTTGCGAAGAGACATATTTAAATCCCATGTTGGGTTCCACCCCAATAATGATCTCGCTTTCGTACTGTCTAGTTTAAGCAACTGCGCTTCCGGTTTGGCTTGATCTGACTCAACAACGACAGGTATTTTCGATCCCCAGAGCTGGTGGAGCTGTTCTACAACTGCAAGTACTGGTTGCGCATCCTGATCGAGGGGACCAAAGTTCCACGCGCCTTGGTAGTCAAGGCCTTCTTCATAAAGTCGCTGAGCTAGTAGTAAGTAGCCATGCACTGGAGCGAGCACATGCTGCCAGGGACGAACGGCATGTGGATTTCGCAAAGTTATCGCTTGATCAAGCTCCAATGCCTTTAAAGAATCTGGAACCAAGCGATCCTGAGACCAATCGCCACCGCCGATAATATTCCCCGCTCTTGCTGTGGCAATAGCGACTTGATGCTTATCAAAGGAGGAGTCCGAAAAATAGGAATCTCTATAGGAATTCACAGCAAGCTCAGCACACGCTTTAGAAGCTGAATAGGGGTCCTTTCCTCCCAATCTCTCATCTTCACGGTAGCTCCACAGCCATTCCTTATTGTCATATACTTTATCCGTTGTAATGATAACAACAGCTTTTACAGAGGGACATGTGCGTACCGCTTCTAGTAAGTGGATTGTCCCCATCACATTGGTCATATATGTACCTACTGGATCTATATACGATTGACGAACTAGCGGTTGCGCCGCTAGATGAAACACGATTTCTGGATTGGAATGTTGAATGGTTTGCTTTAATCTTTCAAGATCGGCAACATCACCAAGAACAGAGTTCATCCTGTACCCTAACCCGCAACTCTCGAACAGAGAAGGTGTTGTACTCGGTTGAAGTGCATAACCACTTACATTCGCTCCTAATTGATCAAGCCAAAGCGACATCCAGCTTCCCTTGAATCCAGTGTGTCCCGTCAACAGGACGGATTTACCTTGCCAGAATTGAAGCATGAATATCCCCCATCATTTTATCTTATCTTTGCTATTAT is from Candidatus Cohnella colombiensis and encodes:
- the argC gene encoding N-acetyl-gamma-glutamyl-phosphate reductase — its product is MTSSTQLRAAIVGSTGYGGVELIRLLQSHPYVTVTSVISSSTAGTPIAEGFPHLNEICTDLLDGIDVELIRSKADVVFLATPNGISMKLAPDFLAAGLKVIDLSGDFRLKNGDTYQEWYKHEPAPSEWVERAVYGLAEVYGEQVVGSDFISNPGCFTTTSLLALYPAVKAGWIDPDSIIIDAKSGVSGAGRGASFGTHYSEINENFKAYKINKHQHIPEIEQVLSEAAGRSVITTFTTHLVPMTRGIMATSYATMTEKRKASEFVELYRQFYEGRSFVRIYDDGKWPATKFVYGSNYCDIGFSVDERTGRITIISVTDNLVKGAAGQAIQNLNLSMGWDETLGLQFTPVYP
- the rfbH gene encoding lipopolysaccharide biosynthesis protein RfbH, with amino-acid sequence MTIQGNIYSLMWKEQIRYGIAVSNVDVEGDVQIVLLQEGISPSDAKPEQFLTGKPLVLPEENLVEVQSEFDLILVEKVLREVVKDSAVRHYHIKHGRKKTFEPGQSIGYGGRYFDEREVVNLIDSSLDFWLTTGRYTEQFERNLAKYLGLRYCLVTNSGSSANLLAFMALTSPMLKERRIRKGDEVITVAASFPTTVNPIIQFGAVPVFVDIELETYNMDTSKLRDALSDRTKAVMIAHTLGNPYHLQQIRDFCDEHGLWLIEDNCDALGSRFYYNGEWKYTGTVGHIGTSSFYPPHHITMGEGGAVYTNDPILKRAVESFRDWGRDCWCASGCDNTCKRRFAQQFGELPEGYDHKYVYSHFGYNLKITDMQAAIGCAQLEKLPYITEARKKNWQRLYDRVSHLSEYFYLPRATEYSDPSWFGFLLTIKENAPFTREQLVQHLESKGVQTRMLFAGNLIRQPLFDEMRATGEGYRVVGDLTNTDIVMQRTLWLGVYPGLDDEKIDYMAQQVINFVTPR
- the rfbG gene encoding CDP-glucose 4,6-dehydratase, which codes for MLQFWQGKSVLLTGHTGFKGSWMSLWLDQLGANVSGYALQPSTTPSLFESCGLGYRMNSVLGDVADLERLKQTIQHSNPEIVFHLAAQPLVRQSYIDPVGTYMTNVMGTIHLLEAVRTCPSVKAVVIITTDKVYDNKEWLWSYREDERLGGKDPYSASKACAELAVNSYRDSYFSDSSFDKHQVAIATARAGNIIGGGDWSQDRLVPDSLKALELDQAITLRNPHAVRPWQHVLAPVHGYLLLAQRLYEEGLDYQGAWNFGPLDQDAQPVLAVVEQLHQLWGSKIPVVVESDQAKPEAQLLKLDSTKARSLLGWNPTWDLNMSLRKIVEWHRSYLAGGDVHKLTLKQIEEYARGVI
- the raiA gene encoding ribosome-associated translation inhibitor RaiA, producing the protein MKYNIRGQRMEVTDALRDYVEKKLSRLERYFETPPQSDVNVTLSVTKGHQAVEVTIPLKGLLLRAEEKREDMYASIDFVVDKLERQIRKHKTRINRNFRNDDSARALFKEDFGGGVSVAQEEEDDLELVRTKRFNLKPMGVEEAILQMNLVGHNFYVFSNTDTKEVNVVYRRNDGKYGLIESE
- the secA gene encoding preprotein translocase subunit SecA, whose amino-acid sequence is MIGLVKKIFGDANEREVKKLLKNVDRINGLESSLTDLSDEQLGAKTEEFRARIAKGETLDELLPEAFAVVREASKRTLNMRHFDVQLIGGMVLHSGKIAEMRTGEGKTLVGTLSVYLNALLGKGVHVITVNDYLASRDSELMGQIYTFLGMTVGCNLHGLTHEEKQAAYACDITYGTNNEFGFDYLRDNMVLYKEQMVQRALNYAIIDEVDSILVDEARTPLIISGQAQKSTELYYTADRLVSRLSDSEDYTIDVKMKSIALTEQGVSKVERALNIENLFAHEHVTLNHHVSQALRARFIMKRDVDYVVQEDEVVIVDEFTGRLMAGRRYSDGLHQAIEAKEQLKVQNESMTLATITFQNYFRMYQKLAGMTGTAKTEEEEFKRIYGLDVIQVPTNRPMIRTDIPDVVYKSENGKYKAVVEEIVQRHATGQPVLVGTVSIENSERISDMLKKKGVAHQVLNAKYHAEEAAIISNAGQHGAVTIATNMAGRGTDILLGSGVADLGGLHIMGTERHESRRIDNQLRGRAGRQGDQGSSQFYLSMEDELMRRFGADNIMGMMERLGFDEDSPIESRLISRAIESAQKRVEGSNFDARRVVLQYDDVINLQREKIYGDRREILNSDNIREVIFTMIHSVVERSVESHCSNDDVPEDWDLDGLVAYAHSHYLPDGRITKDELWGKEKEEIVEHLSNIVAQLYDEREETIGEETMREFEKVVVLRAVDSKWMDHIDSMDHLRQGIHLRAYGGNDPLREYQFEGHNMFLEMIERIEEEIALYIMKAQVESKPKREAVAEGQAVDSKAEAGPKKPVKRDDNRVGRNDLCPCGSGKKYKVCHGA
- the prfB gene encoding peptide chain release factor 2 (programmed frameshift), yielding MYEINVTDKQDLRANAVRLQQLRGSLDLDLKREAIENYEVKMSDPNFWDDNEKAQSIIGEMNAIKAVVEQYEGLANELKDLEDMLEMLEEEMDEEMAIEWAANVKSIGSKIDSFELQLLLSQPYDKLDAILELHPGAGGTESQDWAQMLYRMYTRWAEKRGFKVELLDYLPGDEAGIKSVTIQVRGHNAYGYLKAEKGVHRLVRISPFDASGRRHTSFVSCDVVPEINEEIHIDIRPEDLRVDTYRASGAGGQHINKTDSAIRITHLPTGVVVACQTQRSQIQNRDKAMKMLQSKLYELKIQEQQKELAEVRGEQLDIAWGSQIRSYVFHPYSMVKDHRTSVETGNIGAVMDGDLDAFVEGYLRSQIKQEVQ